In a single window of the Xylanimonas protaetiae genome:
- the cydD gene encoding thiol reductant ABC exporter subunit CydD: MKPLDPRLLRRARAARRYVVLTAGLGLASALLIVAQALLVASLLGALVTHGSVAGSTAARTLGLLGAVAAGRAVVAWAQERYAQKAAAQTVAELRSQVVAHAVALGPRWASGARRAEVATLATRGLDALEPYLVRYLPSLLLTALVTPTVLVVLGVLDWVSLLVCLGTLPLVPLFMWLVGMMTQGTSERRLVVVQRLGSQVLDLLAGLPTLRAFGREVGPGARVRSLGEASKKATLGTLRVAFLSGMVLELLTTLSVAVVAVGVGLRLVDGSMTLTAGLAVIMLAPEVYLPLRAVGAQFHASTDGLAAAGSAFSLLEAGSAVAPEREASLAGPVRALLLDGVSVRAGDRAVEAPSGLTARIALGSGQARGGRVVVLRGPSGAGKSTTVDVLLGLLRPDRGTARLELADGTIVPLDVSPASWWAQVLWVPQRPAIAPGALRDVVGGAARDDDAALAAAARTTGLDVVVDGRPDGWGTQVGLGGVGLSVGQRQRVALTAALLAGAGRSVVVLDEPTAHLDAAGERVVLDTVRAWRDAGRTVIVVAHRESLVGLADQVVDVAARALEAVGP; the protein is encoded by the coding sequence GTGAAGCCGCTCGACCCCCGCCTGCTGCGGCGGGCGCGTGCCGCCCGCCGGTACGTGGTGCTCACGGCCGGCCTGGGGCTCGCCTCGGCGCTCCTGATCGTCGCGCAGGCGCTGCTCGTGGCGTCCCTCCTCGGGGCGCTCGTCACGCACGGCTCGGTGGCGGGGTCGACGGCGGCGCGCACGCTGGGGCTGCTCGGTGCCGTGGCCGCCGGACGCGCGGTGGTGGCGTGGGCGCAGGAGCGGTACGCGCAGAAGGCCGCCGCGCAGACCGTGGCCGAGCTGCGCTCCCAGGTGGTGGCGCACGCCGTCGCCCTCGGGCCGCGGTGGGCCTCGGGCGCGCGGCGGGCCGAGGTCGCGACGCTCGCCACGCGCGGGCTCGACGCCCTCGAGCCGTACCTGGTCCGCTACCTGCCGTCGCTGCTGCTCACCGCCCTCGTGACGCCCACGGTGCTCGTGGTGCTGGGCGTGCTCGACTGGGTGTCGCTGCTCGTGTGCCTCGGCACCCTGCCGCTCGTGCCGCTGTTCATGTGGCTCGTCGGGATGATGACGCAGGGCACCTCGGAGCGGCGGCTCGTCGTCGTGCAGCGGCTCGGGTCGCAGGTGCTCGACCTGCTCGCGGGACTGCCCACGCTGCGCGCCTTCGGGCGCGAGGTCGGGCCCGGGGCGCGCGTGCGCTCCCTCGGGGAGGCCTCGAAGAAGGCGACGCTCGGCACGCTGCGGGTCGCGTTCCTGTCGGGCATGGTGCTGGAGCTGCTGACGACGCTCTCCGTGGCCGTCGTGGCCGTCGGGGTGGGGCTGCGGCTCGTCGACGGGTCGATGACGCTGACGGCGGGGCTCGCGGTGATCATGCTGGCGCCCGAGGTGTACCTGCCGCTGCGGGCCGTGGGGGCGCAGTTCCACGCGTCGACCGACGGGCTGGCGGCGGCCGGGTCCGCCTTCTCCCTGCTGGAGGCCGGCAGCGCCGTGGCCCCGGAGCGCGAGGCCTCCCTCGCCGGTCCCGTGCGGGCCTTGCTGCTGGACGGCGTGTCGGTGCGCGCTGGGGACCGGGCCGTCGAGGCTCCCTCAGGGCTGACCGCTCGCATCGCTCTGGGGAGCGGGCAGGCCCGGGGCGGGCGGGTCGTCGTGCTCCGCGGGCCTTCCGGGGCCGGGAAGTCGACGACCGTGGACGTGCTGCTGGGGCTTCTGCGGCCGGATCGTGGCACCGCGCGGCTGGAGCTGGCCGACGGGACCATCGTCCCGCTCGACGTGTCGCCGGCGTCCTGGTGGGCGCAGGTGCTGTGGGTGCCGCAACGGCCCGCGATCGCGCCGGGGGCGCTGCGCGACGTCGTCGGCGGGGCGGCGCGGGACGACGACGCGGCGCTCGCCGCGGCCGCGCGGACCACCGGGCTCGACGTCGTCGTCGACGGGCGGCCCGACGGGTGGGGCACGCAGGTCGGGCTCGGCGGGGTCGGGCTGTCCGTCGGGCAGCGGCAGCGCGTCGCGCTGACCGCCGCGCTGCTCGCCGGCGCGGGCCGGTCGGTCGTCGTGCTCGACGAGCCGACCGCGCACCTCGACGCCGCCGGCGAGCGCGTCGTGCTCGACACCGTGCGGGCGTGGCGCGACGCCGGGCGGACCGTGATCGTCGTCGCGCACCGGGAGTCGCTCGTGGGGCTGGCCGACCAGGTCGTCGACGTCGCGGCGCGGGCGCTCGAGGCGGTGGGACCGTGA